The window CCCATACCCGATAGGGCTGGAAGCGGCATATGAGGTCGTAAAGCACTATTCGGACAATGCCGAGAAATATAAGATCAACAAAGAATGCATCGGCACTGGAGGTTACAGCTCCGGAGGGAATTTTGCTACCGTCATACCCATTAAGGCCAAAGAAAGAGGGAACCTCAAAATAAAGTATCAGATGATCTGTTTCCCCGGAGTGGACATATCGGGAGACCCGTACGGTAAACCCGGAAGCGACAAGGTCCTCAGCGGCGAATTCCTGGAGGCGATCTATCTTTGTTACCTGCCGGAGCCGAAGTACGGTAAAGAACCATATGCTTCGCCCAGGATCGCGCCGAAGGAGATGCTGATCGGACTTCCCCCCGCACTGTTGATCTCCGCGGGCCAGGACCCGCTTTATCCGCAATATATCGATTACGCCGCAAGACTCAAAGATGCGGGCGTAGATGTGGAGATACATCATTTCGAGAACGCTGACCACGGGTTCATCTACCAGGGACAGACCGAGGATGCGGAGAAGGCGCGCGAGGCCATCGTGAATTTCATTAAGAAGCATGCGCGAGGATGAGAAACGCACGCTTCCATACTCTTCGGCGGAAATACTCTGGGTAAGCAGCTCAGACATTCGTCGCGGATGAGGATGTTTTCTTCGGCAGTGTACGCTTCCAGAATGACTGTACGTTCACATTGACCCAGATAGTGGAGATAATAAAGCGTTTATCTCAGGGACCCACAGCGAAGTATCCAAGCCCGGAACAGCATAGTCAATCTCAGGGACGCCATATTCCTGTCATCGTGTCCGCATTACCGATCGTCTGCGGGGCAGGCTTAGAAATGTTTATAATATATGTATCATATTACTATGATAGTCATAGTAATGTATGATACCATATACTCAATAAATCAAGTGAGGTGAGACGAATGGAAGCAAGAACATCTGCCGATCTGCTCCGGGGGCATACCGATACCGTTGTCCTGAGCATACTGCTGAAAGGCGATAATTATGGTTATGAGATCCACAAGACCATAATGGACAAACTCGGCGGCGAATATGAGATGAAGGAGGCCACCCTGTATTCCAGCTATAAACGGCTTGAATCAGACGGCTACATCACATCATACTGGGGGGACGAGACCCTCGGAGGCCGCCGTAAATATTATCGCATCACAGCCAGCGGGAAAGAGCTTTACCGGCAGAACAAAGCAGACTGGAACAAAACACAAACGATACTTAACAAATTATTGGAGGAGTGAGGATGAAAGAAGAAGTCTATGTCGACCGCTTGTTTGCGGATTACGAAGACACACCCGGGATCAGAGATTTCAAGGAGGAGATCGCAGGGAATCTCAAAGAGCGTATAAAAGAACTGAGGTCAAAGGGTCTCGGTGAGGATGAAGCTTTCGAAAAAGCCACCGCCGAGCTCGGAGACATCACGGCGATCGCCGACGAAGCGGGAAAGAGAAAGCGCAACCAGGCCATCGGCCAGATGTACATGAGCGCGAAGGTGCCGGTCACGAAAAGGACGGCCGCGGGACTGACGGCCGCTTCCGGGTTGCTGCTGGCGGCCTTGGGGTTGGCGATCGTTACATTTTTCAGCGAAACGGACAACGTGTGGCTATATTACGTCGCGGCCGCTTTCTTTGCGACCGCCTGCTGCCTGTATACATATTTTGGCCTGACCCAAGAGACCTCCGCCCATTACCCTATGAAGAACGGGCGCGCGGCGGCGTACGGGATCGCTTGCGCAATGGCTTTCCTGGCCATGCCTCTCGGAGCTGTGATGTACTTCTTCGACGGATGGGAGTTGTATATGGCTTTAGGGTTGGAGACCGTGTTGCTGCTCCCCGCCGTCTGCGCTTTGATATTCATGCTTGCGACGGAAAGCGACCGCAAGAAGCCGTGGCTTAAGGAAAAAACGGATAGGGAGTTCCAATGCTCAATGGAGTTCGAATACTCTTTCAACGAGGATATGGTAGATCCCATCAAAGCTGCAAGGTTCGGGGTGGCTAGCGGCGGTATGTGGCTATTCGCTATAGCGCTCTTCGTCACGCTCTTTTTCGCTACGGACCTGCCGCACCCCTGGCTTGTTTTCCTCTTTGCGCTGCCGGCGCAGGTCGTTATGGTGGCGACGATATTCGGGAGAAGCAAGTGAGTCGTTCTTAGCCGTAGATAAAACATCTTTCCTTCTTTTTTATTCAATACCGGACGCGCTTTGATCCCGGCTCGTCAGCGGCGGGATCCCAGTAGCTTATCCCTGACATGCCCATCGCTCTGACGTTCTCGTCCGGGCTGGCCTGCGGCGTCTCGCACCCCGGGGCCAATATGAATCCTCCGTCCCTTCCGGCTATG is drawn from Candidatus Methanoplasma cognatum and contains these coding sequences:
- a CDS encoding PadR family transcriptional regulator translates to MEARTSADLLRGHTDTVVLSILLKGDNYGYEIHKTIMDKLGGEYEMKEATLYSSYKRLESDGYITSYWGDETLGGRRKYYRITASGKELYRQNKADWNKTQTILNKLLEE
- a CDS encoding permease prefix domain 1-containing protein yields the protein MKEEVYVDRLFADYEDTPGIRDFKEEIAGNLKERIKELRSKGLGEDEAFEKATAELGDITAIADEAGKRKRNQAIGQMYMSAKVPVTKRTAAGLTAASGLLLAALGLAIVTFFSETDNVWLYYVAAAFFATACCLYTYFGLTQETSAHYPMKNGRAAAYGIACAMAFLAMPLGAVMYFFDGWELYMALGLETVLLLPAVCALIFMLATESDRKKPWLKEKTDREFQCSMEFEYSFNEDMVDPIKAARFGVASGGMWLFAIALFVTLFFATDLPHPWLVFLFALPAQVVMVATIFGRSK
- a CDS encoding alpha/beta hydrolase; translated protein: MDKEQAAQLMKRVREGASKFKPESTVAKERYVDTSYGKIRVLEYGFDSDEVKPLYVDIHGGGYCIGFPEMDEEINLLIRSRVDVKIISIDWLKAPEHPYPIGLEAAYEVVKHYSDNAEKYKINKECIGTGGYSSGGNFATVIPIKAKERGNLKIKYQMICFPGVDISGDPYGKPGSDKVLSGEFLEAIYLCYLPEPKYGKEPYASPRIAPKEMLIGLPPALLISAGQDPLYPQYIDYAARLKDAGVDVEIHHFENADHGFIYQGQTEDAEKAREAIVNFIKKHARG